A genome region from Bosea sp. BIWAKO-01 includes the following:
- a CDS encoding polyamine ABC transporter substrate-binding protein codes for MTERTFLTSRRALLRGGAASIAGLIAAPAVVTGRAQAADKALTVTSWGGDYNKSVREVFADPFTKETGIPITLVDNGDMAKVKAQVQSKAVQWDVIDAPAAFATSGARDDLWEPLDMSIIKPGDVVQAGAPNYMPIYLYSGGLLWDAKRHPDGKHPVDFAGFYDVKKYPGRRVMRALASETLEVALVADGVAPKDLYPLDVDRAFRALDRIKPHVTKWTSTTPEQVNSVVQNEGDFSYSYFNRVKAAQKAGSPLDFSFEQTVNSLDYFAVPKGSQNKEAAMRFINFCLRPDRQVEWAVRGYYLPNTVAAVEQVKASPAKAYLPDLTNGKNVIVNAEWWSANYTAAQKRYAEWMLT; via the coding sequence ATGACTGAACGGACATTCCTGACCTCGCGTCGCGCCCTGCTGCGTGGAGGTGCCGCCAGCATCGCCGGCCTGATCGCCGCCCCGGCCGTCGTCACAGGGCGCGCCCAGGCCGCCGACAAGGCCCTGACCGTCACCTCCTGGGGCGGCGACTACAACAAGTCGGTGCGGGAGGTCTTCGCCGACCCCTTCACCAAGGAGACCGGCATCCCGATCACGCTGGTCGACAATGGCGACATGGCCAAGGTCAAGGCCCAGGTCCAGAGCAAGGCCGTGCAGTGGGACGTCATCGACGCGCCAGCCGCCTTTGCCACCTCCGGCGCCAGGGACGACCTCTGGGAACCGTTGGACATGTCGATCATCAAGCCCGGCGACGTCGTGCAGGCCGGCGCCCCCAACTACATGCCGATCTATCTCTATAGCGGCGGACTGCTCTGGGACGCCAAGCGCCATCCCGACGGCAAGCACCCGGTCGACTTTGCCGGCTTCTACGACGTCAAGAAATATCCCGGCCGCCGCGTCATGCGCGCACTCGCGTCCGAGACGCTCGAGGTGGCGCTCGTGGCCGATGGCGTGGCTCCCAAGGACCTCTACCCTCTCGACGTCGACCGTGCCTTCCGGGCTCTCGACCGGATCAAGCCCCATGTCACGAAATGGACGAGCACGACCCCCGAACAGGTCAACTCGGTCGTCCAGAACGAGGGCGATTTCTCCTACAGCTACTTCAATCGGGTGAAGGCCGCGCAGAAAGCCGGCTCGCCGCTCGATTTCTCCTTCGAGCAGACCGTCAACTCGCTCGACTATTTCGCCGTGCCGAAGGGTTCGCAGAACAAGGAAGCGGCGATGCGCTTCATCAATTTCTGCCTGCGCCCTGATCGCCAGGTCGAATGGGCCGTCCGCGGCTATTACCTGCCGAACACGGTCGCAGCGGTGGAGCAGGTCAAGGCCTCGCCTGCAAAGGCGTATCTCCCCGACCTGACGAACGGCAAGAACGTCATCGTCAACGCCGAGTGGTGGAGCGCGAACTATACCGCCGCCCAGAAGCGCTATGCCGAGTGGATGCTGACCTGA
- a CDS encoding ABC transporter ATP-binding protein, translating to MNVPPALTNTPVVDRAQAMVELQGVTKRYGEVDALKRVDLSIRKGEFVTLLGPSGSGKSTLLNLIAGMITPSSGRIVIDGRDATTLPTNQRSLGMVFQNYALMPHMTVFENIAFPLQVRHLPKDEIRRKVEHVLDLIQLGHVAGRRPRELSGGQQQRISLARCIVYNPALILMDEPLGALDKNLREQMQLEIKRLHADLGITMLYVTHDQDEALTMSDRIVLMNGGKIEQQGQPDELYFKPATVFSAEFIGSSNLIPGIIEAAGTTGLSLRTAIGTFPVPAADHPVANGDKAMLLVRPENMTLGGEPEVTSVSGRIDDSILLGGVVRHFVRCEDQSTIIVQELNKPGRPVAKRGDQVRAGWPPAHARLLPATAPH from the coding sequence ATGAATGTCCCGCCCGCGCTGACCAACACTCCGGTCGTCGACCGCGCTCAGGCCATGGTCGAACTCCAGGGCGTCACGAAGCGCTATGGCGAGGTCGATGCCCTGAAGCGCGTCGACCTGTCGATCCGCAAGGGCGAGTTCGTCACCCTGCTTGGCCCCAGCGGCTCCGGCAAATCCACGCTGCTCAACCTGATCGCCGGCATGATCACGCCGAGCTCAGGGCGCATCGTCATCGATGGGCGTGACGCAACGACGTTGCCGACCAACCAGCGCAGCCTCGGCATGGTGTTCCAGAACTACGCCCTGATGCCGCACATGACCGTGTTCGAGAACATCGCATTCCCGCTTCAGGTCAGGCACCTGCCGAAGGACGAGATCAGGCGGAAGGTCGAGCATGTGCTCGACCTGATCCAGCTCGGCCATGTCGCCGGCCGCCGGCCGCGGGAGCTGTCGGGCGGCCAGCAGCAGCGCATCTCGCTTGCCCGTTGCATCGTCTACAATCCCGCGCTGATCCTGATGGACGAGCCGCTCGGGGCCCTCGACAAGAACCTGCGCGAGCAGATGCAGCTCGAGATCAAGCGCCTGCATGCCGATCTCGGCATCACCATGCTCTATGTCACCCACGATCAGGATGAAGCCCTGACGATGTCAGACCGCATCGTGCTGATGAACGGCGGCAAGATCGAGCAGCAGGGCCAGCCGGACGAGCTTTACTTCAAGCCCGCGACCGTCTTCTCCGCCGAGTTCATCGGCAGTTCCAATCTCATTCCCGGCATCATCGAGGCCGCCGGCACCACGGGCCTCTCGCTGCGCACAGCCATCGGGACATTCCCGGTTCCCGCCGCCGACCATCCCGTCGCGAACGGGGACAAGGCCATGCTCCTCGTGCGCCCCGAGAACATGACGCTGGGCGGCGAGCCGGAGGTGACGAGCGTCAGCGGCCGGATCGACGATTCCATCCTGCTCGGCGGTGTCGTCAGGCACTTCGTCCGCTGCGAGGACCAGTCGACGATCATTGTCCAGGAACTGAACAAGCCAGGGCGGCCCGTCGCGAAGCGCGGCGACCAGGTTCGAGCCGGCTGGCCGCCTGCGCATGCGCGTCTGTTGCCAGCGACCGCGCCCCACTGA